From Kitasatospora sp. MAP12-44:
GTTCACCCGGCAGGTAGAGGGTGGTGGTGCCGGGGTCCTCCTGGAGCAGGACACTGCCGTCGGGGCCGTAGACGTAGTTGGTGGTGCCGGCGGTGCCGCCGCTGATCTGGGTGAGCTGGCCGGCGTCGTTCCAGGTGAGGTTCTGCGTCCCGGCGCTGGGGGTGGTGCGGGCGGTGGTGTTGCCGGCGGAGTCGTAGCCGGCGCTGGTGGTGGAGGTGCTGGCGCCGGTGGTGCTGGTGCCGGTCAGGGTGTGTGGCTGGTTGGTGCCGTTGCCGTTGTAGGTGTAGCCGGTGGTGGTGTCGGTTCCGCCGGTGGTGGAGTGGGCGACCTGGCTGGTGCGCTGGCCCAGGGCGTCGAAGGTCCAGGCGGTCCAGTAGGCGCTGCCGCCGCTGAGCTGGTCGCCGACGGTGCTGGAGCTACCGGTCGCCGGGGTGGCGGCGCAGGAGTCGGTGGCGGTCCATGCCTGGTTGAGGCGGTCCAGTGCGTCGTACTGGTAGCACTGGGTCTCGGTGGCGGTGGCGGCACCCAGACGGGTGGAGACCTGCTTGGTGATGTTGCCGGCGGGGTCGTAGGTGTAGTTCTGCTCGTCCACCGCGCTGGGGGTGTTGGTGGAACGCGTGACCAACTGGTCGGTGAGCGCGCTGGTGTGGGGGTCGTAGGTGTCGGTGATGAAGGCCTGCGTGGTCGTACCGGTGCCCAGGGTCTCCTGCTGGACGTGGCCGTAGGCGTCGTAGCTGGTGGATTGGGCGTAGACGTTCAGGCCGCCGATCCCGCTGGGCAGGTCGAGGGCTCCGATGTAGCTGTAGCCGACGGTCTCGGCGGCCATGCCGCCCGCCGCCGGGATGGTGCTCTTGGCGGGCAGGCCTGTGGTGGTGCTGTAGGAGTGCTGGAAGGTGTAGGTCGCAGCGAGTGAGCCGGCAGCGGGGCTCGCGGGGATGGTGACCTTCTCGCCGAGGGACTCTCCGAAGACGTTGAAGTTCATCGCCTGGGTGGTGTAGGCGAGACCGGTGCTGTCGTAGGAGGTAGCGGTGGTGAGGTGGCCGAGGGGGTACTTCATGCCGGTGACGGCGTTGTTGCTGTTGTCGTAGACGTTGGCGGTGAGCCGGTTGGTGGTGGACTGGCCGGAGACCGGGGCGTCGTAGCTGCCTATTTGGCGGCCGAGCGCGTCGTAGGTGGAGCTGGTGGTCTTGCCCCGGGAGTCGGTGGCCTGCACCAGGTTCCCGACCGCGTCGTAGGCCATCGTGCTGGTCCCGGCGTCCGGGTCCTGCTTGGAGACGGCCTGGCCGAGCATGTCGTAGGTGGTGGTCCAGGTGGAGCCGCTGGCGGTGGTGGTGTTCTGGTTGCCGTGGCTGTCGTAGCCGTAGGTGGTGGCCTGGCTGGTGCCGCCGGAGACCGACCAGATGCCCGCGAAGGTGTCGGCTGGCGTGTTCAGGGTGGGAGCGGCGGTGTAGGAGTCGAGCTCGCTGCTGCGACCCAGCGGGTCGGTGAGCGTGGACTTCACGGTGCCGCCGGAGGGCGGGATGACGGTGGTGCGGTCGCCGTTGTAGACCGTGGTGGTCGCCGAGACCAGCAGGTTGTCCTTCTCGGACTGGTCGACTACGACGCGGCCCAGGCCGTCGTAGGTGTAGTAGTCCTGGTTGGGGACCTCGTCCTTGAGGTTGGCCGCGGACACCAGGGTGGTGTTGGGGCCGGTGGCCGAGTCCCACCAGCCGTTGTAGGTGGACGCCTTCCAGCCGCGCGAGTCGTAGAAGGTGTCGGTGACCATCCGTCCGCCCTGCGGGGTGGAGGACTGGGTCTGCCTCGGGCGCGCCATCGCGTCGTACAGGACGGTGGAGACCACGTAGCTCGAGGCTTCGTCGAGCTTGTCGGTGGTGACTGCGGTGATGCCGGTGTTGGAGACGGTGTAGGTGTAGGTCGCGTTGGCCGCCAGCGTCGTGGCCCGCGAGTCGGACCAGGCTGCGGTGATGCGGCCCAGCGGGTCGTACTGGTCCGTGGTGACCACGCCGTTGAGGTCGGTGCTGGTCAGGCTCAGGTTACGGGCCGGGTCGACGGTGGTGGAGGCACTCTGGCCGAGCGCGTTGGTGGCGGTGGTGGCGGTGATCAGACCGACCGCGTCGGTGGTGTAGGCGAGGTGGGTCTTGGCGCCGGCCGCGTTGTAGCTGTCGGTGGGTCGACCCGCGCTGTCGTTGACCTCGGTGCTCTGCGTGGTCCAGACCGGAGTGGACCCGGTGTAGCCGGTGAGCTTCTGGTGGATCGAGGTATCGCCCTTGGTGGGGGCCGCGGTCTGCGGGAAGGTGTAGCTGGGCTGGGGCCAGGCGGCCGCGTCGGTGGGGTCGTCGTACAGGGTGCGGGTGGCGCTGACGACCTGGTCGGGGCGGGTGACGCTGCCCGGTGCGGTCAGGGTGTTCACCGAACCGGGGACGCTGCTGGTGGTGCCTTCGGTGAAGCCGCCGCAGGCGACCGCGTCGGTCTCGCTGCCGCTGGGCAGGCCGACCAGGTTCGCGGCGGTGTTCGGGGCCGCGAAGTTGCTGAGCGAGCACTGGTCGTAGGCAGGGTTCGCCGGAACGGTGTGGGTGTAGACGGCGGTGGGCAGGCCGAAGTCGGCGTCGGTGGTGGTGGCGTCGTAGGCGGTGTCGGTCTCGTTCACACGCCAGGTGGTGGTGCCGCCGTCGGTCAGGGCCTGACGGCTCCACTCCTCCACGGGCACGACCTTGTTCGCGGTCAGCGCGGGCAGGCCGATGCGGTTGCGGGACGCGGTGGCGGGCGAGACCCAGTACGAGGTGATCGCCGAGTGGTCGACCGGTCCGCCCGCGCCCAGGTAACTGGTCTGCTCGAGTGCCGAGCCGGCCAGCAGGTCGTTGTCGTCGTGGGTGCCGCCCTGGGAGTCCGTCAGGGTGACGGCGGTGGTGTTGTTGTCGTCGGACATGCCCTGGTAGTAGGTGGTCTCGGACTCGGTCTGCTTGTCGTTGGTGATGTCGCCGTTGAAGGTCTTCACATCGCCGTAGCCGCGCCACTGACCGTAGGTGCGGTTCTTGGGCTGCACGACCTCGTCGTCGTCGAAGTGCCAGGCCGCGCCGGAGTACTGGTAGGAGGTGGCGGTGGCCACGGCTCCGCCAGTGGGGTCGGACTGGGTGACCTTCTGGACCACGTACTTGTTGAACCAGTCCAGGATCGGGGCGGTGTAGCCCTGCGGGGTCCAGTACACCGGGTAGCACGAACTGGTGTTGCTAGCGGGGCTGGTGGTGACCGGGGCGGTGCACGGGCTGGTCTGGCCGTACTGCACGCCGATCACCGATCCGGTCTCGGTGGTGACCGTGGCGATGCGGTAGCGGTACAGCGCGGGCAGGCCGTCGACCGAGGTGTCCACCCGGTTGGGCATGTCGACCGAGCCGAAGGAGACCGACGGCAGCGTGATCGGTGTGGTCGTCCCGCCGGCTCTGGTGTCGGAGCCGGTGTGCGCGATGGACGCCAGCCACAGGGTGGCGCCGCCGTCCGCGGTGACCGGCAGCGTGTGCGTGAGCGTGTAGGTGTCGACCGTGTTGTAGCCCGAGGTCGTGGTGTTGTACTGCTCGGTGGCGATCGAGGCCAGGCGCACCGTGGAGTAGAACGCCGGCGAGTAGCTGGAGCAGGTGGTACCCGAGGCGCAGGCCAGGTCGTAGGGGACATCGGGCCAGTTGGCCTGGGTGGTGGAGTTCAGCGGGTCACAGGAGGCGGTGCCGCTGGTGCAGCGGTCCGCGGTGTTGAAGGCGACCTTGTCAGCGACGGTGCCGAAGGCGTTGCCGTCGGTGAAGCCGTAGTCGATGTGGTCCAGGTGCGAGTCGCGCACGTAGGACGTGTTCGCGGCGCCGTTGTCCTGGCCGTAGTAGTTGGTGTTCTGGTCGTAGTAATAGGACATGGCGTTGCCGTGGACGTCCTTGACGTAGTCAAGGTTGTAGCGGTAGCCCATGGTGCAGACCGAGGAGGTGAAGCCCGCCGCGTTGTAGCAGGGGTCGCCGGCGTGGGCGGAGTAGACCGGTTCGGTGTCCACCGAGTTCGTGGTGGGCTTGCCGCTGGTCCAGCCGGGCAGTTGGTTGCGGCCGAAGGAGTACGTCGTGCCCTGACGGTCGGTGACGGTGTAGTAGTCCGTGTTGTAGGTGCCGTCGCCGTTGTTGGCGCCGGTGACATGGGTGACCACGTCACCGTTGTCGTCGGCGGCCTTCCAGCTGCTGTGGGTGGAGTCCCAGACCAGGGCGGTGCTCGCGCCGTTCAACGACAGCGTCAGGATCGGGCCCGCGTAGCACTCGTCGCCCGTCGAGGTCGGCGAGGCGCTGCCCTCGGGATTGTCGGAGCAGGAGGTGAAGCTCTGCTCGATGAACGACTGCGGCATGCTCCAGCCGTCACCGGCCCAGCCGGACTGGGCCTGTGAGGCTGCGGTCTGGCCGTCGACGGACCCGGAGTCGTAGTCCAGGGACAGCTTCGGGGTGAGCGCCGAGGACGCCGGCGGCACGGTCATCGGGTAGCTGTACGTCCATGAGCCGGATGAGGTCCCGGCCTCCCAGGAACCCGCCGCCTTCAGGCTGGTGGAGCCGAACGAGCCGGTCGGCCCGCCGCCGTCACCACCGCCGGAGCCGGAGACCGCCGCTAGCACCATGGCGTTCGACGTGCTGGCAGACGCCTGCACGGCCTGGGGCTTCACGGCGGAGGACTGGATCCAGGCGGCCTTGACCGCCGATCCGCTCGCGGCGGGCGCAGTCGAGGAAATGCCCGCGGTGCTCGGGGCGCCGACCGCCTGGAGCTGGAGCTGAGCGGACAGTTGCTTGCTCTTGGCGTTGTTGGTGGCACCCAGGGGGTGCTGGACGCGGCAGGCGGCGACCTGGGGTGTCGTCAGCGCGCAGGCGGGCAGTTCGACCAGGGTCAGCCGTGATCCGTAGCCTGCTCCGTAAGCCTGGGCGAAGGCCGAGTAGTCCAGCCGGACGTTGGCCGCGCCTGCTCCGTCTGTGGCGGGGTTCACGGTGAAGAGGACGCCGTTGACGCCGGCCTTGGCCGCGGTCGCCTGGTCCTTGACGCTGACCTGCGCGCTGCTGGGCCCCTGGTAGGAGCCGCTCTTGGGCGCCAGAGGCGTGAGCGTGACCGGGCCCACCGCCGCGGCGGCGGGAGCGGCCCCTGGCTGGGTCGCGGCCGGTGCGCCGAGCGTCACGGTCGCGTTGGCCGCCTTGGGCCAGGTGGTCGCGACGGGGCGGTAGGCGGGTGCCGACGCGGGGCGGGTGATGCCCTTCGGCGCCACCGGGACCACGTTCTTCACCGACGGAGTGGCCGGCAGGGAGGGCGCCGACGCGTGCGGGGCAAGCGACTTGGGGGCGGGAACCTGGCCCATGGCCGAGGTGGCACCCATCGCCAGAATGCCCGCCATCGCGGTGGACACAGCCCGCAGTCGTGCGCGTCTGCGCCGCGTTCTCGCCCCGCCTTGGTTGTGCAGCAGCAGCACCATCACGTGAATCCGTTCCCTGAAAATGAGCATGACGACAGGCCAGAGTCAGCGGCAGGATGCCGCTGACCTGGTCTGATGGCGCAACGATCACATGCGGATCATGGAATTCCGGTTACGGATCAAACACGATCCGCTGGGGAGGCCCGGATACATCACGACGTAAGAGGACATTTACGCCTGTGCTCTGGATCACTTCGGATGGAACTTGTCTGAGCAGTGCTTACGGTGACGGGTATTCGGAGGCGATCGACCTCCGGTCAGAGAGTGAAGAACCCATGCACACCTCCCCCGCGCGTACACCTGCGCGCTCGCTGCTGCGAGCGCTCAGCGCGTTGACAGCACTCGGCCTGCTGACCGCAGGCGCCGCCGCACTGCCCGCCATGGCCCAGGCGGCCACTCCAGTCGGCAGCGGTGCCGCGAGCCCGGCCGCGGTAGGTGTGCAGCAGGCGCTCGCGCAGGCCACGTCCTCGGGCAAGGCCGTTCAGGCCAGCGCGGCGACGACCAACAGCAGCACGCTGACCGCCAACCCCAACGGGACCCTGACCCTGAGCCAGTCCCTCGCGCCGGTCCGCAAGAAGGTGGGCGGCAGCTGGCACAACCTCGACGCGACGCTGGTGAAGAACGCCGACGGCAGCATCTCGCCATCGGTGTCCACCAGCGCCCTGTCGTTGTCCGGCGGCGGCAGCGGACCGCTGGCCTCCATGGACGACGCCGGACGGTCCCTGGCCGTCTCGCTGCCGATGGCCCTGCCGACACCGAGCCTCTCCGGCAGCACCGCCACCTACACGAACGTCCTGCCCTCGGTGGACCTGTCAGTGGTCGTGGACGCCCAAGGCGGTTTCGAGGACACCCTGATCGTCAAGACCGCGGCGGCCGCGGCGAATCCGGCGCTCAAGACCCTGCAGCTGGCCACCAAGACCAAGGCGCTGAAGCTGTCCGCGGACAGTGCGGGCAACGTGAGTGCGAAGGACGCGTCGGGCCACCCGGTCTACACCTCGCAGGCCGCCCAGATGTGGGACTCCGCGACGCAAGCCGTGTCCACCCCGTCAAAGACCGCCCCGCTCACGTCCTCCAAGGTCGAGGCCGCTGCGCCGAGCTCCGCACCGGTGGCCTCCGCGCCGCCGAGCGCACCGGTGACCGACCCGACCACGGGCAAGCTGGTCGACCCCGCCACTGGCCAGCCGATCGCCTCCTCGGCAACCGGCCCGGGCCTGGGCGCGCACACCGCACCGATCGCCACCAGCGTGTCCGCTCAGACGATCTCGCTCACCCCGACGGCATCCCTGCTCACCGGCCCCGGCACGGTGTACCCGGTCTACATCGACCCCACCTTCATCGCACCCTCGGCAGCCACCCCGCTGGACTCCTGGACCAATATCAACTCGAACTTCCACGGCACCAGTTACTGGAAGACGTCCGGCCAGCTGCAGGTCGGCGACCAGAACTGGCAGTCACCCACGTTCGTCTCACGGTCCTTCGTGCAGCTGTCGATACCGTCGCAGATCTACGACTCCACCATCCTGTCCTCCAGCCTGAACTTCACCGAGGACTGGTCGCCCTCGTGCAACGCCACCGGCGTGCAGTTGTGGCAGTCCAGCTACATCTCCTCCGGCACCACCTGGGACAACCCGCCCACCCTGAGCAACCAGGTCGGCGCCACCCAGACCGTCGCCCACGGCTACAACTCCTCCTGTCCCACCGCGGGCGTCGGCTTCGACATGTCCAGCGCGATGGCCAACGCCGCGCGGTACCACTGGTCTACGCTCACCCTGGGCCTCAAGGCCGCGGACGAGTCGGACCAGTACGGCTGGAAGCAGTTCGCGAACACCGTCACCTACGACACCACCTACGACCACGCCCCCAACACGCCCGACACCCTGAGCACCTCGCCGACCACCTCCTGCACCGGCAGCACGGTGGGAGACGGCGACGTGACCCTGTACGCCAGGGAAAGCGACCAGGACGGCGGCACCGTGGGTGTCGCATTCTCCGCGGTGAACCACGCCACCGGAGCCACCATCGCCAGCAGCGACTCCACCGTGCTGACCGCCCCCTCGGGCAGCACCCTCGCGCTGAAGATCCCCAAGGCAACCCTTGAAGCGGCCGCCAACAGCAAGGCCCTCCAAGTCGACTGGCAGGCCATGGGCAACGACTTCCACTTCACCAGTGGCTGGTCCAACCTGTGCTCCTTCACCTTCGACCCCACCCGGCCCGGCGCTCCGGTGATCACCCTGCCCAGCAACAGCGCCAACTGCCCCGTCACCGCCCCTGTGGCCGGCAGCAGCAACCCGCCGACCGTGGGCGCCATCGCTGAGAAGTGCGCCTTCACCATCAGCCCCGCTCCAGGTGGTGTCACCCCGTCCAGCTACGTCTACCAGCTCAACGGCGGCGCCCCGCACGCCCTGGCCGCCAGCAGCGGATCGGTCACGATCACGCCCGGCCGCATCACGAACACGCTGACAGTCACCAGCCTCTCGGCCGGCGCCAACTACGGCGACACGGCAAGTACGGTCTTCACCTCCGCCGCCCCCGCCACGCCCGCCGCCGACAGTGACCTCACCGGCAGCGGCATCGCGGACCTGCTCACCGTGGGCGGCCAGCACCAGCTGCCCGCCGGACTGTGGCTCAACTCGGGACAGGCCGGCCCCGGCCACCCCGGCAACGGCCATATCAACTCTTCCGCCACCGACATCGGCCTCCACGGCAGTGGAATCAACACCACGGGCGGCACCGGCACCGGCTCGCCCGCCGACTACGCCGGCGCGATCGCTTTCAGCGGCCGGTTCACCAACGACAACCTGCAGGACGTCCTGGTCTACTACCCCGCCGGCCCCCACGCCGGAGTGGGCGAGATCATCCCCGGAAACGGCGACGGCTCGGCCCTGAACTCCACCAGCGCCACGATCATCCAATCCGGGGCCCTGTTCGACAGCAACAACGACAGCCCTGTCCAGCTCGCCAATGCCGGAAACACCACCGGCGACAACAACCCCTACCCCGACCTGATCGGCATCTCCGGCGACGCCACCTCCGGCTACAGCCTGAACCTCTACCCCGGCAGCTCGCCGATCGGCACCTACGGCACCCAGGGCGGCATCGGCAACACCATCCCCGTCATCAACACCAGCACGGGCGCCCCCCTGCCCACTCCCGCCGGTGGGGCCGACTGGAACAGCTGGACCATCGCCACCACCCAGCTCCCCACCACCAGCCCCACCCCGGGCACGGCGATGTACCTGTGGAACAAGTCCACCGGCGACCTCTACCTGTGGACCGGCCTGGCCTACAACGCCACCACCGGCGCCCTGGGCTACACCCAGACCAAGGTCGCGGCCGGTTGGAACACCAACGCCGCGCTCACCCTGCAGGCGGCCGACATCAACGGTGACGGCACCCCGGACCTGTGGGCCACCGACGCCTCGGGCAAGGTGACCGCCAACCTGATGGCCGCTGGCGACAGTGCCTTCCAGGGCACCGCGCCCACCGACACCCTGGCCCCACTTGCTCACGCCTGGGACCTGGACGACCAGACCAGCGGCGCGGTGGGCGCCAACACGGCCACCGACCAGGCCGGCAGCACTCCCCTGCCGTTGTCCGCAGTCGGCACCGGCGCCCCCTCTTGGGGCACCGGCGACGTGTTCAGTCCCGACATCAGCATGAACACTGGTGTCGCCACCACCAGCCAGGCGCTGACCACCTCGGCGCCTGCCCTGAACCTCAGCGGCGATTTCAGTCTCTCGATCTGGGCCCGGCCCAACATCCTGGGCGGGGTGACCGTCTCGCAGAGCGGGGCCCACTCTTCGGGGCTGATCGTCTTCCCGGACGCCAACACCAAGCAGTGGTTCTTCTGCCTGGCTCCCACCGACACCACCGGCTGGGTCTACGACTGCGTGCACGGTTCCAGCGTCACCACGGGTGTCTGGACGCACCTGACCGTCACCTACAGTGCCGCGAACAAGCTCATGGCCCTGTACGTCAACGGCGTTGACGCCGCCAGCGGCCCGCACACCCCCGTCGCCTCCACGCTGTTCCGTGGCAACCTGGTCGTGGGCGACTACCTCTACAACAACGCGCCCTACTCCTACTTCAACGGAGCGGTCTCCCAACTGCAGACCTGGAGCCAGGCCCTGACCCCGAACCAGGTCGCCGGCGCCTCCGGAACCCCCGGTGCTGTGCTCTTTCCCTCCGACAGCACCACCTACCCCAGCGGATCCAGCTGGAGCAGCAACGCCAACACCATGTCCTTCAACCAGGGCCAGCTGACGGTCACCGTCGCCGGCAGCCCGCTCTACCAGGTCGGCACCGCAAGCAACCCGGGCGCGGTGATGACCATGCAGAGCGACGGCAACCTGGTCGCCTACCCGACCGCCACCGATGCCGCCAACCAGACCAACGCCCTGTGGGCCACCGGCACCAACGGCGACACGGGTGCGTCGCTGCTGCTGCAGCCCGACGGCAACCTGGTCCTCTACACCGCGAACGGCGCCCCGGCCTGGGTCAGTAACACCTCCTTCCTCGGCGCCGACCAGTGGCAGCTCACCAGTGCCACTGCCGGGGCCGACACTGCGGGTACCAACCCCGCCGCCCCCAGCAGCAGCGTCACCTGGGCCGCCAACCACGACGGCACCGCGAACGGTGCGGCTGTCTTCAACGGGACCGACTCCGTCGTCCGCGCCACCGCGCCCGCCGTCAACAGCAGCACCAGCTACACCGTCTCCTGTTGGCTGAAGATCAACGCCCTGTCCGGATCCCAGATCGCCCTGGGCCAGGGAACCGTCAACCACCAGGCCTTCTACCTCGGTTACAGCAACGCCATGGGCGGCTGGATCTTCCAGACGACCACGACCGACGACGCGTCCAGCGCCTTCCCGACCGCCATGTCGCCCGCCACCGCCGGCACCTGGACTCACCTGACCGGCGTCTACGACGTCGGCAGCCACACCATGACGCTCTACGTCAACGGCGTTGCCAAGGCCACCGCCACCAACACCACCCCCCAGTACAACACCGGCGGACCCCTCGACATCGGAGCCAACAGCCTCGCCGGCTCCACCGCCCTCTACGACCAGGTCAACGGCAGCGTCAGCGACGTCCGCACCTACCCCACCGCCCTGAGCGCCGCCCAGGTCACCACCCTCTACAGCAACTCCTCCTTGCTCAGCGCCGACCAGTGGCAGCTCACCAGTGCCACTGCCGGAGCCGACACTGCGGGTACCAACCCCGCCGCCCCCAGCAGCAGCGTCACCTGGGCCGCCAACCACGACGGCACCGCGAACGGTGCGGCTGTCTTCAACGGGACCGACTCCGTCGTCCGCGCCACCGCGCCCGCCGTCAACAGCAGCACCAGCTACACCGTCTCCTGTTGGCTGAAGATCAACGCCCTGTCCGGATCCCAGATCGCCCTGGGCCAGGGAACCGTCAACCACCAGGCCTTCTACCTCGGTTACAGCAACGCCATGGGCGGCTGGATCTTCCAGACGACCACGACCGACGACGCGTCCAGCGCCTTCCCGACCGCCATGTCGCCCGCCACCGCCGGCACCTGGACTCACCTGACCGGCGTCTACGACGTCGGCAGCCACACCATGACGCTCTACGTCAACGGCGTTGCCAAGGCCACCGCCACCAACACCACCCCCCAGTACAACACCGGCGGACCCCTCGACATCGGAGCCAACAGCCTCGCCGGCTCCACCGCCCTCTACGACCAGGTCAACGGCAGCGTCAGCGACGTCCGCACCTACCCCACCGCCCTGAGCGCCGCCCAGGTCACCACCCTCTACAGCAACTCCTGACCACTCCACACCAACCAACCTAGGGGGCCTGCAGCCACGCTGCAGGCCCCCTCGGGCTACCGTTCGGCCGACAACACAGGCAGCCGCCCGGACAGGCCAAAACCGACCGCTCGGCGCATGCCTTGGCGGCGGGTGCGGGGACGACAGGCCGGACCCGCCCCCCGGTGTCCCGCCGAACTCGCCGCCACCCGAACAGTCATCCCGTACGGTCGAGACCGTGCGCTGGTGGTGCCTGAAATTCGGACATGCCTGCGCCAATACCCCGCACCACCAGCACCCGAGGCCGGGGGACAAGTGGCGCCTCGACTAGTTAGTTCGTCGTGAAGATCAACGGCGAGCGGATTTACCTGTGGCGCGCGGTCGATGCCGACGGTAAGGCGCTCGACATCCTCATGCAGAGCCGACGGGACAGCGACGCGGCCGGCCAGTTCTTCAGAAAACTGCTGCAGAAGACCCGCACCGTGCCGCGCAAGATCGTGACCGACAAGCTCCGCTCCTACGGCGCCGCCCAACGGCAGGTGACGCCCTCAGTGGAGCACCGCTCGCACAAGGATCCGAACAACCGGGCCGAGAAATTCCCACCATCCGACCAGAGCGCGCGAACGCGCCATGAAAGGCTTCCGCAGCGCCGACGGAGCGCAGCGGTTCCCGTCCGCGTTCAGCGGCATCTCACCCCGCCTCCGGCCCCGCCGTCACCTTCTCACCAACACCGAACGCCGCATCGAAATGACCATCCGCTTAACGATCTGGAGACAAATCATCGGCGGCGAA
This genomic window contains:
- a CDS encoding RHS repeat-associated core domain-containing protein, translating into MSTAMAGILAMGATSAMGQVPAPKSLAPHASAPSLPATPSVKNVVPVAPKGITRPASAPAYRPVATTWPKAANATVTLGAPAATQPGAAPAAAAVGPVTLTPLAPKSGSYQGPSSAQVSVKDQATAAKAGVNGVLFTVNPATDGAGAANVRLDYSAFAQAYGAGYGSRLTLVELPACALTTPQVAACRVQHPLGATNNAKSKQLSAQLQLQAVGAPSTAGISSTAPAASGSAVKAAWIQSSAVKPQAVQASASTSNAMVLAAVSGSGGGDGGGPTGSFGSTSLKAAGSWEAGTSSGSWTYSYPMTVPPASSALTPKLSLDYDSGSVDGQTAASQAQSGWAGDGWSMPQSFIEQSFTSCSDNPEGSASPTSTGDECYAGPILTLSLNGASTALVWDSTHSSWKAADDNGDVVTHVTGANNGDGTYNTDYYTVTDRQGTTYSFGRNQLPGWTSGKPTTNSVDTEPVYSAHAGDPCYNAAGFTSSVCTMGYRYNLDYVKDVHGNAMSYYYDQNTNYYGQDNGAANTSYVRDSHLDHIDYGFTDGNAFGTVADKVAFNTADRCTSGTASCDPLNSTTQANWPDVPYDLACASGTTCSSYSPAFYSTVRLASIATEQYNTTTSGYNTVDTYTLTHTLPVTADGGATLWLASIAHTGSDTRAGGTTTPITLPSVSFGSVDMPNRVDTSVDGLPALYRYRIATVTTETGSVIGVQYGQTSPCTAPVTTSPASNTSSCYPVYWTPQGYTAPILDWFNKYVVQKVTQSDPTGGAVATATSYQYSGAAWHFDDDEVVQPKNRTYGQWRGYGDVKTFNGDITNDKQTESETTYYQGMSDDNNTTAVTLTDSQGGTHDDNDLLAGSALEQTSYLGAGGPVDHSAITSYWVSPATASRNRIGLPALTANKVVPVEEWSRQALTDGGTTTWRVNETDTAYDATTTDADFGLPTAVYTHTVPANPAYDQCSLSNFAAPNTAANLVGLPSGSETDAVACGGFTEGTTSSVPGSVNTLTAPGSVTRPDQVVSATRTLYDDPTDAAAWPQPSYTFPQTAAPTKGDTSIHQKLTGYTGSTPVWTTQSTEVNDSAGRPTDSYNAAGAKTHLAYTTDAVGLITATTATNALGQSASTTVDPARNLSLTSTDLNGVVTTDQYDPLGRITAAWSDSRATTLAANATYTYTVSNTGITAVTTDKLDEASSYVVSTVLYDAMARPRQTQSSTPQGGRMVTDTFYDSRGWKASTYNGWWDSATGPNTTLVSAANLKDEVPNQDYYTYDGLGRVVVDQSEKDNLLVSATTTVYNGDRTTVIPPSGGTVKSTLTDPLGRSSELDSYTAAPTLNTPADTFAGIWSVSGGTSQATTYGYDSHGNQNTTTASGSTWTTTYDMLGQAVSKQDPDAGTSTMAYDAVGNLVQATDSRGKTTSSTYDALGRQIGSYDAPVSGQSTTNRLTANVYDNSNNAVTGMKYPLGHLTTATSYDSTGLAYTTQAMNFNVFGESLGEKVTIPASPAAGSLAATYTFQHSYSTTTGLPAKSTIPAAGGMAAETVGYSYIGALDLPSGIGGLNVYAQSTSYDAYGHVQQETLGTGTTTQAFITDTYDPHTSALTDQLVTRSTNTPSAVDEQNYTYDPAGNITKQVSTRLGAATATETQCYQYDALDRLNQAWTATDSCAATPATGSSSTVGDQLSGGSAYWTAWTFDALGQRTSQVAHSTTGGTDTTTGYTYNGNGTNQPHTLTGTSTTGASTSTTSAGYDSAGNTTARTTPSAGTQNLTWNDAGQLTQISGGTAGTTNYVYGPDGSVLLQEDPGTTTLYLPGEQLTLNTTTNTTSGNRYYPMPGGGTAVRTGTGSSSTYAFEITDQHGTSGLSLDATAQNPTWRQFTPYGAPRGTTGTWNDSRGFLNAPTNTDTGLTLLGARQYDTTTGRFISLDPLFEATDDQLLNGYTYTADNPIGQADPSGLRPDDCAEAGFACGSGPGGTTTVTDPEGEVVNEQSGQVVAKTHPPHTYGVGPFDPGSWGDSTGFAQRHHIWNNVTNKKWDDSWAQARAQLAAQEKAEAAARASEAAAEKQALQQQAKSTSGGFSWSKAGLAAGAVGLTAADIAQLGLDPVTDAADAADIGALAASGDAAAGGDVAAAGGDAAAASGDAAAASGDAAAASGDAAAATVSDDSSAIDWKAEWDALPRGKQSHVKLADSPEDLRGLFDRWTSGADRLPARGPKIPDVMKLQDGPIMQWRVVSGSGGETIDIDRGVGDILKVHL